AAAGATGTTTTCCACGATTATATGGATCCGCTTTTCTGGATTCACCTCAACGTCGACTATCCATTCCAGCTCAAAGGAATAATCTATTTCCCAAGGCTGCGCGAAAATCTTGACCTTATGGAAATGGGTCAGATTAAGCTCTATTACAATCAGGTTTTCGTCGCCGACAACATCAAGGAGATACTGCCGGAATTCCTCGTGGTGCTAAAAGGTGTTATCGACTGCCCGGATATCCCGATAAACGTTTCGAGAAGCTTTCTGCAGAACGACGGCTCTGTCGCTAAGATATCGAACCTCATATCGAAGAAGGTTTCGGATAAGCTCCATTCGATTTTTAAGGAAAACAGGGAAGAGTATCAGAAATACTGGGACGATATCAACCTGCTTATCAAGTTTGGCTGCATTAAAGACAGCAAGTTCTTTGACCGCATGAAAGATACTATCCTGTTCAAGACGACTGATGGGAAATATCTGACGCTTTCTGAATACCTTGAAGGGCAGAAGGATAAAGATAAAAAGACAGTCTATTATACCGACAACAAGGCTCAGCAGTCGGTTAATATTGATATGTTCAAGAGAAACGGTATAGAAGTTGTTGAGTTTAGGGGCCCAATAGACCAGCGTTTTGCGCAGGAACTTGAAATGAGAGAGGAAGGGCTTAAATTCTCCAGCGTTGTCTCGGAACTCCCTGATGACCTTGTCAGCGGCAAAGCAGCGAACGAGGATGATGTAAAGGTTCTGTCTGAGATATTTAGAAAGGCCCTCGGCAAGGACAAGCTTGAGGTCAAAGCTGAGTATTTCAAAAACGAAAACACCCCGGCTATCCTTACATTGTCAGAGCAGTCAAAGCGTTTTGCAGATATGGTGAGGCTGTACGGGCAAGACTTCGCATACAAGCCTGATGACGAATATGTGATAACTCTGAATCCAGATCACCCGCTGATAAAAAAGGTTATGGATATGCGCTTTGACGAGAGTAAGAAGGAATGCATGAATATGCTTTGCCAGCAGATTTACGATATTGCGCTTATGTCTCACAGGGACTTCAGTAAGGAAGAAAAAGAGAAGTTTATTGAACGGAATTATAAACTTCTCGAAATGATTTAACAACTTCTAATCGGTAACGGTAATAAACAAGAATTATATGAAATAAGAGCTGCCGGACGGATGAAGTCCGGCAGCTCTTTGCACTTTAATTGGGTGTTCAATATTTAAGATTTGACAGAGTTTATTAGCATTTTGTTTTTAAACTGTTTTCTGTATTTGTCTGGAGTTATGCCTTCTTGTTTGCTGAAACAGGTAATAAATTGAGGAACCGAATTAAATCCGCAAGCCTTGGCTATTGAAGAGGTGCTGTAAGATGTTGTTTGAAGCAGCTTTTTAGCAAACCGAATTCGCCTTTTGATGATATACTGCTGGGGCGATATACCAGTAACTTCTTTAAATTTATGCCTGAACCTGTGATAGCTGAGTCCTGACATCTTCGCGGCGTCTTCTATAGAAATGCCGTTTTGGCTCTGAGCATTTAAGAAATTCAAGATGAAGAAGAAGTTATCTTCTTCTATATTCTTTTTCAGGTCATGAGGCATATCCTGCCGCAAAATAAGAATAATTAATTCATTGAAAAGCAGATTCAGCATTTTTCTGCGCTGATATCTTTTGCCGTTAAGTTCGGACAAAATAATTTTCAGCAGCATTTTGACCGTATGTGTTCCGCAATTTTTAAACACAACGGGTTGGGGATATGAATGATGAATCGGATTGTTATAGCCTGCTATGAAATATTCACTGCTGCCATCGGATTCTACACGGAACTGCACGTTCGGCGGGATTATTACTATATCATTTTGCTCTATTTTTTGACATTTATCGTCAAAATAAATACGTCCGCTTCCATCAATTACATATATCAATTCGAAACTGGAACAGGTTCTAAGCACTTCTTGACGAATTTGGCCGCTGGAATACCTTGTAAAATATAACAGTTCGCAATAAGTCAATTGCAACTACCTCTTATCTTTAGATGATAGGCTTGAATAATTGGAATTTTGTTAATGAAAAATAACCAGTTGTTTTTTTATCAATGCTATTTTACTAAATTTATTGTGATTAGACAATAAATTTAATAAAAACTTTGTAATGTTATTCACAAAATAATTATTGGGCTGTCAAAAATTTGTCAATTTTAATAAAAGCCAGTGATGATTATTAAAAATAAGAATGTTTAACTTAAGATTGGATAGCATAACAAATACCGGTAGGTGATAAAAAGGTTAAAAACAATAAAGTCAGAACGTACTTAATTCATACTATTTTATAAAAACAAGGCTGGAACTAAGAAAGATGCTGCCTCTCTTCAAAAGGATGGTTAATAATATGAATATAGTTCTAATGTGCGGACATGAAACCGGCGATGAAACAATAAACACGCTTTTCAGTGCGATAAGATTTGTTCATTCCTGCGCTATTCACATTGGTGAAGAGACTTTTTCGATTATCCCGCCGAAAGCGAAGAATCCAGACTTTGTTATAATTGACAACAAAAAAATCAAAAATATCCACACTAAAAGCGGAATAGCCCTTTTCAGAAAAGAAATAGAACCAAAACACGAGATTGTAATTCCTCCGTCTTTTTTTGCAATTATAGACTCGGACAACACAAAGGCAGCCGATTTGCTTAGTTCACAGGGCAATCAGACTATTACCTGCGGGCTTTCGCAAAAGGATACGATTACATTTTCAAGCCTTGAAAATGATAGGGCAGTGGTGAGCCTGCAAAGAGGACTTGTAGCATTGGATGGCTCAGAGATTCTGCCAGTGGAAATTCCGGTAACTTTTAATACAACTCACAGTGAATATGCCATCCTGGCGTCAACGGCGGTGCTTTTGCTGTCGGGGGCAGCGATACCGGAAAGCGGCCTTGAATTTATGTAAATTATAAACAGACATTCTAATTATTTCACTTAATAAAAGCAATAATCGTGATAAAACTATTAATGCAAACGCAGAAAAAATTAAAATTCAAGGAGAGATTTATATGGCCAACAATAATAATCAGGCACTTGTACCTCAGGCTCGTGAAGCTCTCAACCGATTTAAGATGGAAGCTGCCAACGAAGTTGGTGTTCCTCTGAAGCAGGGCTACAACGGTGATTTAACTGCTCGTCAGGCTGGTTCTATCGGTGGACAGATGGTTAAGAAGATGATTGAACAGGTTGAAAACAGCATGAAATAAAGAATTCAGGGATAAGCGGCTTCCAATATGGAAGTACCCTGTCCGTCCGGATTTTGCCGGGCGGAACGCTATATAAATGATAGGCGCTGCAAACCTTTGGCTTGCAGCGCCTATATATTTTTTAGATCCGAAAAAGATTGCGGAATGATGACAGTATAAGAAGAAGCCTGTATAATTTGTGTTTTTCAAGATATAAAAAGATGAAGAGTTTCGACAATTTAATATAGGAAAGATCCAGCTTAGCCAATGCTTCTGAAATAGTATTACAATTCAGGGTGCTGACAATCTTTTTGTATTTGTCCTTAAATGAGATTTCAGTCGACGATACATAATAATTTATGATATTTATAGACTCTATGCAGATTTTATTATCGAGCCTGTGATAAAAATTAAGGTCAAAGCCGTTATTTTTAATAAGGTCACGCAGATAATCATACTTTCTGAGCTTAGCGTTAAGAAATTCCGGGAAATACCGTTTTGTCAGCGAGCTGTCGTTGTCGCAGTAAAAATACAGGCATTTTGAAATATGAGTAATCCGTTCCGCATGGAGCAGGAAGTTTAAATTAAACAGGTTATCCTCATTATAATATAATTTCTGGTCAAGAAGACGCAGATTGTTTTCTCTGATAACGGAAGTCTTATAAATGCACAGCCAGAGATATGAGCTGTAGTCAGCGAAGGGAAACAGGTTCTTGTAGTTTTGGACTTCACTGTCGCTGTAACCGAAAAAATAGGGCAGTATCAGCTCTCTGATTTCATTTTTGCTGTAAGTCCTGTCGCCGTTCAGGTCCGACTTTATTTCCTTGTTTCCGTTTTTCGTACAAAAGATATAATCACAGAAAGCCATATCAGACCCTGTCTTTACGGCAGCATCGTAAAGGGTCGCGAGCATGCCCGGATCAAGGCGGTCGTCGGCGTCTGCAAACCCGATAAATTCTCCCCGCGCTTCGGCTATCCCCGCGTTTCTCGCCTCACTGGCCCCTGAATTTGCTTT
This DNA window, taken from [Clostridium] cellulosi, encodes the following:
- a CDS encoding molecular chaperone of HSP90 family (High confidence in function and specificity): MKTGKISVKAENMLPIIKKWLYSDKDIFLREAVSNASDAIFKFERLVVFGEAQKAENEKMHIDVSVNKEKGTLKISDTGIGMTEDEVVKYIAQVAFSGAVDFIEKYKDIADKNNIIGHFGLGFYSVFMVSDYVELDTLSYKKDAKPVKWICDGGSDYQIGEGERTERGTTLTLHISKDSEEFLDTARIREILRKYCSFISYEITLTDECQEKKEDEKPEIINNISPLWLKNPKDCTDDEYKKFYKDVFHDYMDPLFWIHLNVDYPFQLKGIIYFPRLRENLDLMEMGQIKLYYNQVFVADNIKEILPEFLVVLKGVIDCPDIPINVSRSFLQNDGSVAKISNLISKKVSDKLHSIFKENREEYQKYWDDINLLIKFGCIKDSKFFDRMKDTILFKTTDGKYLTLSEYLEGQKDKDKKTVYYTDNKAQQSVNIDMFKRNGIEVVEFRGPIDQRFAQELEMREEGLKFSSVVSELPDDLVSGKAANEDDVKVLSEIFRKALGKDKLEVKAEYFKNENTPAILTLSEQSKRFADMVRLYGQDFAYKPDDEYVITLNPDHPLIKKVMDMRFDESKKECMNMLCQQIYDIALMSHRDFSKEEKEKFIERNYKLLEMI
- a CDS encoding hypothetical protein (Family membership), whose translation is MTYCELLYFTRYSSGQIRQEVLRTCSSFELIYVIDGSGRIYFDDKCQKIEQNDIVIIPPNVQFRVESDGSSEYFIAGYNNPIHHSYPQPVVFKNCGTHTVKMLLKIILSELNGKRYQRRKMLNLLFNELIILILRQDMPHDLKKNIEEDNFFFILNFLNAQSQNGISIEDAAKMSGLSYHRFRHKFKEVTGISPQQYIIKRRIRFAKKLLQTTSYSTSSIAKACGFNSVPQFITCFSKQEGITPDKYRKQFKNKMLINSVKS
- a CDS encoding hypothetical protein (Family membership), producing the protein MANNNNQALVPQAREALNRFKMEAANEVGVPLKQGYNGDLTARQAGSIGGQMVKKMIEQVENSMK
- a CDS encoding hypothetical protein (Family membership); its protein translation is MIGIICQLFNYCFNLTLIYCIIIHIVISIPALTLSLQIDVNELDTMLTEGLFVQMNIKVSVIVPVYNAGEQLKSCISSILSQTLREIELILVDDGSTDGSAEICDSYKTDERVRVIHKANSGASEARNAGIAEARGEFIGFADADDRLDPGMLATLYDAAVKTGSDMAFCDYIFCTKNGNKEIKSDLNGDRTYSKNEIRELILPYFFGYSDSEVQNYKNLFPFADYSSYLWLCIYKTSVIRENNLRLLDQKLYYNEDNLFNLNFLLHAERITHISKCLYFYCDNDSSLTKRYFPEFLNAKLRKYDYLRDLIKNNGFDLNFYHRLDNKICIESINIINYYVSSTEISFKDKYKKIVSTLNCNTISEALAKLDLSYIKLSKLFIFLYLEKHKLYRLLLILSSFRNLFRI